From Diospyros lotus cultivar Yz01 chromosome 4, ASM1463336v1, whole genome shotgun sequence, a single genomic window includes:
- the LOC127799956 gene encoding shikimate kinase 3, chloroplastic-like isoform X2 yields the protein MSFDGNWLLKSKGEEVAPYLNERCIFLVGMMGSGKTTVGKVLSEALAYSFVDSDKYVEEALGGSPVTQIFKQFGESYFRDYESEALRNLSLMPRQVVATGGGAVVRDINWKYMKKGLTVYLQVPLDALARRIAAVGMNSRPLLDFGSGDAYTKIFMSLFTLSKKRRQAYSNADVTVSLQHIAAQEGLEDLSDITPSAIALEVLVQIQGFLLRNEEGMSI from the exons ATGTCTTTTGATGGAAATTGGCTGTTAAAG AGCAAGGGAGAGGAGGTGGCCCCATATTTGAATGAGCGTTGTATATTCCTAGTTG GAATGATGGGCTCTGGGAAGACAACAGTCGGCAAGGTTTTGTCTGAAGCTCTAGCTTATTCCTTTGTTGACAG TGACAAATATGTTGAGGAGGCTCTAGGTGGAAGTCCTGTGACTCAGATATTTAAGCAATTTGGGGAAAGTTACTTCAGAGACTATGAG AGTGAAGCTCTGAGGAATTTGTCTCTAATGCCTAGGCAAGTTGTTGCTACTGGTGGTGGTGCAGTGGTCCGTGATATCAATTG GAAATATATGAAAAAGGGGCTCACCGTCTATCTACAAGTTCCCTTGGATGCTTTGGCACGCCGAATTGCTGCCGTAGGCATGAATTCTCGGCCTCTCTTGGATTTTGGGTCAGGAGATGCTTACACAAAG ATATTCATGAGTTTGTTTACCCTGTCGAAAAAGAGAAGGCAGGCATATAGTAACGCAGATGTAACGGTTTCTCTTCAGC ACATTGCAGCGCAAGAAGGTCTAGAAGATTTATCTGACATCACGCCATCCGCTATTGCACTGGAG GTACTGGTGCAGATTCAGGGCTTTCTGCTACGCAACGAAGAAGGCATGTCCATCTGA
- the LOC127799956 gene encoding shikimate kinase 3, chloroplastic-like isoform X1 translates to MGVPCGSLQSSSPWIGTEKIDGRVNGFLRVSQRWKKDSSRKAVHFSELQLRSESAQHGPVSLTVSYACKDFRVPTLQSGNSPMSFDGNWLLKSKGEEVAPYLNERCIFLVGMMGSGKTTVGKVLSEALAYSFVDSDKYVEEALGGSPVTQIFKQFGESYFRDYESEALRNLSLMPRQVVATGGGAVVRDINWKYMKKGLTVYLQVPLDALARRIAAVGMNSRPLLDFGSGDAYTKIFMSLFTLSKKRRQAYSNADVTVSLQHIAAQEGLEDLSDITPSAIALEVLVQIQGFLLRNEEGMSI, encoded by the exons ATGGGGGTTCCGTGTGGAAGTCTGCAAAGTTCTTCGCCTTGGATAGGCACCGAGAAGATTGACGGGCGAGTGAACGGGTTCCTGAGGGTTTCGCAGAGGTGGAAGAAGGATTCCTCGCGGAAAGCGGTTCATTTTAGTGAGTTGCAGTTGAGAAGTGAGTCGGCACAGCATGGACCCGTTTCTTTGACGGTCTCTTACGCTTGTAAGGATTTTCGCG TTCCAACCCTGCAATCAGGAAATTCTCCCATGTCTTTTGATGGAAATTGGCTGTTAAAG AGCAAGGGAGAGGAGGTGGCCCCATATTTGAATGAGCGTTGTATATTCCTAGTTG GAATGATGGGCTCTGGGAAGACAACAGTCGGCAAGGTTTTGTCTGAAGCTCTAGCTTATTCCTTTGTTGACAG TGACAAATATGTTGAGGAGGCTCTAGGTGGAAGTCCTGTGACTCAGATATTTAAGCAATTTGGGGAAAGTTACTTCAGAGACTATGAG AGTGAAGCTCTGAGGAATTTGTCTCTAATGCCTAGGCAAGTTGTTGCTACTGGTGGTGGTGCAGTGGTCCGTGATATCAATTG GAAATATATGAAAAAGGGGCTCACCGTCTATCTACAAGTTCCCTTGGATGCTTTGGCACGCCGAATTGCTGCCGTAGGCATGAATTCTCGGCCTCTCTTGGATTTTGGGTCAGGAGATGCTTACACAAAG ATATTCATGAGTTTGTTTACCCTGTCGAAAAAGAGAAGGCAGGCATATAGTAACGCAGATGTAACGGTTTCTCTTCAGC ACATTGCAGCGCAAGAAGGTCTAGAAGATTTATCTGACATCACGCCATCCGCTATTGCACTGGAG GTACTGGTGCAGATTCAGGGCTTTCTGCTACGCAACGAAGAAGGCATGTCCATCTGA